A single Triticum dicoccoides isolate Atlit2015 ecotype Zavitan chromosome 2A, WEW_v2.0, whole genome shotgun sequence DNA region contains:
- the LOC119355987 gene encoding uncharacterized protein LOC119355987 isoform X2: MSPSLFSDSFASRTVDLVGVSLPHFVTSHEESLDLLLRESDHLGRRIQSLASIMRKFDIPVSSDKPKKLLFLMSRAAVIISKTMKNYSKEDATSSKLLHRAHWESIWGSQMASHGVFDDITTLSPMQFTPSTPGITPYSATTCPALQIYSIKIVDLNVNLSWPLRVYGVVAARDTVDRNRNLLFYRSRANYQLVEKDV; this comes from the exons ATGTCGCCGTCGCTCTTCTCCGATTCGTTCGCCTCAAGAACGGTCGACTTGGTGGGGGTGAGCTTGCCCCACTTTGTCACCAGCCATGAGGAGTCCCTGGATCTTCTCTTGCGCGAGTCGGATCATCTGGGCCGCCGGATCCAGTCTCTGGCGTCCATAATGAGGAAATTTGATATCCCCGTCTCCTCCGACAAGCCCAAAAAGCTGCTGTTTCTCATGTCACGCGCAGCTGTGATaatctccaagactatgaagaattATTCCAAGGAGGATGCTACTTCTTCAAAGCTTCTTCACCGTGCCCACTGGGAATCTATATGGGGCAGTCAGATGGCAAGCCATGGTGTCTTCGATGATATAA CCACACTGAGTCCTATGCAATTCACGCCATCcacacctggtattactccctaCTCTGCTACCACCTGCCCAGCATTGCAGATCTACTCTATCAAAATTGTTGACCTCAACGTCAACTTGAGCTGGCCGCTCCGAGTGTACGGTGTTGTCGCCGCCAGAGACACTGTGGACCGCAACCGCAACCTTCTCTTCTACCGGTCCAGGGCTAACTACCAATTAGTCGAGAAAGATGTAT GA
- the LOC119355987 gene encoding uncharacterized protein LOC119355987 isoform X1 codes for MSPSLFSDSFASRTVDLVGVSLPHFVTSHEESLDLLLRESDHLGRRIQSLASIMRKFDIPVSSDKPKKLLFLMSRAAVIISKTMKNYSKEDATSSKLLHRAHWESIWGSQMASHGVFDDITTLSPMQFTPSTPGITPYSATTCPALQIYSIKIVDLNVNLSWPLRVYGVVAARDTVDRNRNLLFYRSRANYQLVEKDDPFLRLTGPSRAILASNPVTFEVELKTVYPGAEPDPQGALLSCVYDWRAVQDTTPMFLGYACSAQLSLEQLPRAIQATIMGVHIVDGSWPPKYGCRVSCSLSAPDDPTPREVLLLDCSRSDAEKKKPCWIRWLLWSGKECCFS; via the exons ATGTCGCCGTCGCTCTTCTCCGATTCGTTCGCCTCAAGAACGGTCGACTTGGTGGGGGTGAGCTTGCCCCACTTTGTCACCAGCCATGAGGAGTCCCTGGATCTTCTCTTGCGCGAGTCGGATCATCTGGGCCGCCGGATCCAGTCTCTGGCGTCCATAATGAGGAAATTTGATATCCCCGTCTCCTCCGACAAGCCCAAAAAGCTGCTGTTTCTCATGTCACGCGCAGCTGTGATaatctccaagactatgaagaattATTCCAAGGAGGATGCTACTTCTTCAAAGCTTCTTCACCGTGCCCACTGGGAATCTATATGGGGCAGTCAGATGGCAAGCCATGGTGTCTTCGATGATATAA CCACACTGAGTCCTATGCAATTCACGCCATCcacacctggtattactccctaCTCTGCTACCACCTGCCCAGCATTGCAGATCTACTCTATCAAAATTGTTGACCTCAACGTCAACTTGAGCTGGCCGCTCCGAGTGTACGGTGTTGTCGCCGCCAGAGACACTGTGGACCGCAACCGCAACCTTCTCTTCTACCGGTCCAGGGCTAACTACCAATTAGTCGAGAAAGAT GATCCTTTTTTGCGCTTGACTGGCCCGTCTCGCGCAATTTTGGCCAGCAACCCTGTGACATTTGAAGTTGAACTAAAAACTGTGTATCCTGGAGCGGAGCCGGATCCCCAAGGCGCATTGCTCTCTTGCGTCTATGATTGGCGCGCCGTGCAGGATACCACCCCTATGTTCCTTGGCTATGCTTGTTCTGCACAGTTAAGCCTTGAGCAACTTCCTAGAGCAATCCAGGCCACTATCATGGGTGTCCACATTGTTGATGGCTCATGGCCTCCTAAATATGGATGCCGGGTTTCTTGCTCCTTGTCTGCTCCAGATGATCCCACTCCTAGGGAAGTGTTGTTGCTTGATTGTTCCCGTTCTGATGCTGAAAAAAAAAAGCCCTGTTGGATCAGATGGCTACTTTGGTCTGGCAAGGAATGTTGTTTCAGCTGA